A single region of the Vicia villosa cultivar HV-30 ecotype Madison, WI linkage group LG4, Vvil1.0, whole genome shotgun sequence genome encodes:
- the LOC131596648 gene encoding large ribosomal subunit protein uL13w-like, which translates to MVSGSGACAKRVVVDARHHMLGRLASIVAKELLNGQKVVLVRCEEICISGGLVRQKMKYMRFLRKRMNTKPSHGPIHFRAPSKIFWRTVRGMIPHKTKRGEAALARLKVYEGIPPPYDKIKRMVVPDALKVLRLQKGHKYCLLGQLSSEVGWNYYDTIKELEKKRKERAHLNYEKKKLLNKLRTKAEKIVDEKLAPQLEILAPVKY; encoded by the exons ATGGTGTCCGGATCGGGAGCCTGCGCAAAGAGAGTCGTGGTTGACGCCCGTCACCACATGCTCGGCCGTCTTGCCTCAATCGTCGCCAAGGAGCTTCTCAATGGTCAGAAGGTCGTTCTCGTTAGATGCGAAGAAATTTGCATCTCCGGCGGTCTCGTTAGACAGAAGATGAAGTACATGCGGTTCCTTCGTAAGCGTATGAACACCAAACCCTCTCACGGTCCTATTCACTTCCGCGCTCCATCCAAGATCTTCTGGCGCACTGTTCGTGG AATGATTCCACACAAGACAAAGCGCGGAGAAGCTGCACTTGCTAGATTGAAAGTATATGAGGGAATTCCCCCACCATATGACAAGATCAAAAGGATGGTGGTACCTGATGCACTCAA GGTGTTGAGGCTTCAGAAGGGCCACAAATACTGCTTGCTTGGGCAGTTGTCATCTGAGGTCGGATGGAATTATTACGACACCATCAAG GAgttggagaagaagaggaaggaacgAGCTCATTTGAATTATGAGAAGAAGAAGCTCCTCAATAAATTGAGGACTAAAGCCGAGAAGATTGTTGATGAGAAACTTGCTCCACAACTTGAAATTCTTGCTCCAGTCAAGTACTGA